A window of the Mesotoga prima MesG1.Ag.4.2 genome harbors these coding sequences:
- a CDS encoding metal ABC transporter substrate-binding protein has protein sequence MKKRTLLTITALMILFSTTLLPLRIVATINPYYLIVKEIAGKNGQVDLLIGPGQNPHIFSPKISDVRKLNEADLVIANGLNLESFLESYLEDLAAQGKRVLYMGNQLPDDFLVSEDEIGEANTDLHHFNPHIWLDPVILSDYLIPVIVEELSNIDPVNSVFYKVNAEKLISELHDFDEKASSYLERFRGSIVIVAHPSFTYFFRRYGIELEPVLEGVGDEPSIGEIKELVDFVREKDVIGIFAEYQHSKRAIDILKSETAVGHGELDSLGLSMESIIELLQWNLDEMMRVFDGK, from the coding sequence ATGAAAAAACGGACTTTACTAACTATTACAGCGCTAATGATTCTGTTTTCAACAACCCTGTTGCCTCTCAGAATTGTGGCTACCATAAACCCTTACTATTTGATTGTTAAGGAGATAGCCGGTAAGAATGGCCAGGTCGATCTTCTGATTGGACCCGGTCAGAACCCACATATATTCTCTCCCAAGATATCGGACGTGAGAAAGCTAAATGAAGCGGACTTAGTCATTGCGAATGGTTTAAATTTGGAGAGTTTCCTAGAGAGTTATCTTGAAGATCTGGCAGCGCAGGGAAAGCGCGTGTTATACATGGGGAATCAGTTGCCGGATGACTTTCTTGTATCTGAAGATGAAATTGGTGAAGCGAACACCGACTTACACCATTTCAACCCTCACATCTGGCTTGATCCAGTAATTCTGTCCGACTACTTGATTCCCGTTATCGTGGAAGAACTGTCCAATATTGATCCGGTTAACTCGGTGTTTTACAAAGTAAACGCAGAAAAACTAATTTCCGAGCTTCATGATTTCGATGAAAAGGCCAGCTCTTATTTGGAGAGATTTCGAGGGTCGATTGTAATAGTTGCTCATCCAAGTTTCACTTACTTCTTTAGAAGATATGGAATAGAGCTTGAGCCTGTTCTTGAAGGAGTTGGCGATGAGCCCAGTATAGGGGAAATAAAGGAACTCGTTGACTTTGTAAGAGAAAAGGATGTCATTGGAATATTTGCTGAGTACCAGCATTCAAAGAGAGCCATAGATATACTGAAAAGCGAAACAGCGGTCGGTCATGGCGAACTGGATAGTTTAGGTCTCTCAATGGAAAGCATTATTGAGCTTCTACAGTGGAATCTCGACGAAATGATGAGGGTATTTGATGGAAAATAA
- a CDS encoding metal ABC transporter ATP-binding protein, whose amino-acid sequence MENKILSVENLSYRIGSHWILRDVSFSISRKEFVGIIGPNGAGKTTLIKAIVGDLEVYSGKIVVSGKIGYLSQNPDRKRDFPIKVREVAAMGLYGDRGILRPFRKSDWIRVDDLLRTVGILDLRDRKAGTLSGGEYQRLMLARALASDPDLLILDEPEAGVDEMGKASFYRLLESLKNEKSIGILMVSHDIGMVFDACDTVMCINKTLHCYNDADSITPEELQSAFSSDLDFFIRSRDHFEREHHL is encoded by the coding sequence ATGGAAAATAAAATTCTGAGTGTCGAAAATTTGAGCTATAGAATTGGAAGTCATTGGATTCTGAGGGACGTTTCTTTCAGTATCTCAAGAAAGGAATTCGTTGGGATAATAGGGCCGAATGGTGCAGGGAAAACAACCCTCATAAAAGCGATAGTTGGAGATCTTGAAGTCTATTCGGGAAAGATCGTTGTTTCCGGGAAGATTGGATATCTATCTCAGAATCCAGACAGGAAGAGAGATTTCCCTATAAAGGTAAGAGAAGTGGCTGCGATGGGGCTATACGGTGATCGTGGAATCTTGAGGCCCTTCAGAAAGAGCGACTGGATTAGAGTGGATGATCTCCTCAGGACGGTAGGTATTTTAGATCTGAGAGATAGAAAGGCCGGCACGCTTTCGGGCGGTGAGTATCAGAGACTGATGTTGGCAAGGGCGTTGGCCTCCGATCCCGACTTGCTTATACTCGATGAACCGGAAGCTGGAGTCGATGAGATGGGTAAAGCTTCTTTTTACAGGTTACTCGAGTCTCTCAAGAATGAAAAGAGTATAGGCATACTAATGGTAAGCCATGACATTGGAATGGTTTTTGACGCTTGTGATACTGTGATGTGCATTAACAAGACTCTACATTGCTATAATGATGCGGATAGTATTACTCCAGAGGAACTGCAGTCCGCGTTCTCTAGCGATCTTGATTTCTTCATAAGATCAAGAGATCATTTCGAAAGGGAGCATCATTTATGA
- a CDS encoding metal ABC transporter permease, with protein sequence MIQDFISDIISYSFLRNAILAAVLVSALTGIFSSVVVLRKIEFIGDGAAHATFGGIAFGLLLGTNYILMAAITAVIFAVAVSYFTRKNKLSESSVIGMLLPLSMSLGVIALSFIRGYTPDVMGLFFGNILMVTSEDVWMLLVANVIAWVFFAVFYRELLYYSYDEGMAKHYGVPIGFIHYAVLIGISLSVVGSVKIAGIILVTAFLVIPAVTSKTIARSFRGMILISLGMAVVASVMGIFVSYVLDMPPGPVIVVMLFMEFLITFSLKALFRVRF encoded by the coding sequence ATGATTCAGGATTTTATAAGTGATATCATATCATACAGTTTCTTGCGTAATGCTATTTTAGCCGCAGTTCTTGTAAGTGCACTTACGGGTATCTTTTCAAGCGTGGTTGTTCTTAGAAAGATTGAATTCATTGGTGATGGTGCAGCTCACGCGACGTTCGGCGGTATTGCATTTGGTCTGCTGCTCGGAACGAACTATATTCTCATGGCTGCGATTACGGCCGTGATTTTTGCAGTTGCCGTCAGTTATTTTACGAGAAAGAACAAACTGTCCGAGAGTAGTGTTATTGGAATGCTTCTCCCTCTTTCGATGTCGCTGGGCGTAATTGCTCTCTCATTTATACGGGGCTATACTCCTGATGTTATGGGTCTTTTCTTCGGTAATATACTTATGGTTACTTCTGAAGACGTTTGGATGCTATTGGTAGCTAACGTTATTGCCTGGGTCTTCTTCGCGGTGTTTTACCGAGAACTGCTTTATTACTCTTACGATGAGGGGATGGCAAAACACTACGGTGTACCTATTGGATTTATACATTATGCAGTGCTAATAGGAATAAGTCTGAGCGTAGTAGGCTCGGTGAAAATTGCAGGAATAATTCTTGTCACTGCCTTTTTGGTCATTCCTGCAGTTACTTCAAAGACCATTGCCCGTTCATTCAGAGGTATGATTCTGATTTCACTAGGTATGGCAGTAGTGGCAAGCGTGATGGGCATCTTTGTATCATACGTGCTTGACATGCCTCCAGGGCCCGTGATTGTTGTAATGTTATTCATGGAATTTCTGATAACTTTCTCTTTGAAAGCACTATTTAGAGTCAGATTTTGA
- a CDS encoding MBL fold metallo-hydrolase, with translation MKITVLCNDKGLEGFESEHGISFFIELNGKKFLFDTGSTDVAVKNAGKLGIDLSEVESIIISHGHYDHLGGLGNVLKKTGAKKVMVGEGCLERKFSGSTESSPEGFGSEYERLGASIETVRASREITNGLHVMTAAPFVTEERPGDKHNRIKGGTRIRDFFEDELSLAVVQNGVVTVITGCSHRGIGNIVKQASGFGKVKNVVGGLHLLHKTEDELEEIFEYLLGFDIDKFHIGHCTGDNVVKKIAERFPAEVRELMAGDSFEFHG, from the coding sequence ATGAAAATAACTGTTCTTTGCAATGACAAAGGTCTCGAAGGTTTTGAATCTGAACATGGAATTTCATTCTTTATCGAACTGAATGGAAAGAAGTTCCTTTTCGATACCGGATCTACCGACGTTGCAGTTAAGAATGCCGGAAAATTGGGTATAGATCTTTCCGAGGTTGAGTCGATTATTATCAGTCATGGTCACTATGATCATCTTGGTGGGCTAGGAAATGTCTTGAAAAAAACAGGCGCAAAAAAAGTCATGGTCGGCGAAGGATGTCTTGAGAGGAAATTCAGCGGTTCAACGGAATCCAGTCCAGAAGGTTTTGGGAGTGAATATGAGCGGCTCGGAGCTTCTATCGAAACTGTACGCGCTTCGAGAGAGATCACAAACGGCCTACACGTAATGACTGCCGCTCCGTTCGTAACCGAAGAAAGACCTGGAGATAAGCACAACAGAATCAAAGGGGGTACAAGAATTCGAGATTTCTTTGAGGACGAGCTTTCTCTTGCTGTTGTCCAAAATGGTGTTGTGACAGTTATAACCGGCTGCTCTCACAGGGGGATTGGTAACATCGTAAAACAAGCATCGGGGTTTGGAAAAGTAAAGAACGTAGTTGGAGGCCTGCACTTGTTGCACAAGACTGAAGATGAGCTTGAAGAGATCTTTGAATATCTATTGGGTTTCGATATAGATAAGTTCCATATTGGTCACTGTACAGGTGACAATGTAGTGAAGAAGATCGCAGAAAGATTTCCTGCCGAAGTCCGGGAGCTTATGGCCGGCGATAGTTTTGAGTTTCATGGTTGA